From the genome of Triticum aestivum cultivar Chinese Spring chromosome 3B, IWGSC CS RefSeq v2.1, whole genome shotgun sequence, one region includes:
- the LOC123066182 gene encoding probable serine/threonine-protein kinase WNK5 — MPGWAPSRRFDQEECIEVAWNRVRLRALDPAMVDRRHAEVRLLRSLHRDHIIGFHEVWLDHDAGVLNFITEVCNSASLHEYFDRHKHVSVKALKKWALLEGLDHLHTRDPCIIHRDRTCSNVFSNGNTGHVIPAPINLARLANCLSSHTSWFGEPQRRRGQQ; from the coding sequence ATGCCGGGATGGGCTCCGTCAAGAAGGTTCGACCAGGAGGAGTGCATCGAGGTGGCGTGGAACCGGGTGCGCCTGCGCGCGCTGGACCCCGCCATGGTCGACCGCCGCCATGCCGAGGTGCGCCTTCTCCGCTCCCTCCATCGTGACCACATCATAGGCTTCCACGAGGTCTGGCTCGACCATGACGCTGGCGTGCTGAACTTCATCACCGAGGTCTGCAACTCGGCGAGCCTTCACGAGTATTTCGACCGCCACAAGCACGTCTCCGTCAAAGCGCTCAAGAAGTGGGCGCTCCTTGAGGGCCTTGACCACCTCCACACCCGCGACCCCTGCATCATCCACCGCGACCGTACTTGCAGCAACGTCTTCAGCAACGGCAACACCGGCCATGTAATACCTGCGCCAATCAATCTCGCTCGCCTAGCTAATTGCCTATCCTCTCACACTTCTTGGTTCGGAGAGCCTCAACGGCGACGAGGACAACAGTAG